The following are encoded together in the Flavobacterium sp. TR2 genome:
- a CDS encoding T9SS sorting signal type C domain-containing protein has product MFLPNTKILSQQGKVDSSFNVFDDGQIGDGFDGAVRTLLLQRDGNLIVGGDYLSLNGSPVSYLTRLNPNGSIDESFKTGTGFNGKIYASYLQPDGKIILGGSFTMYNGIIVGRLIRLNSDGTYDATFNTAVGAATGIVYDIAMQADGKIIVVGSFAKYANATVNRIARLLPNGTLDASFLTGSGSILNITHVKITENEKIILTGNFITFNGAQANRIVRLNNNGSLDSTFKCEKGFNDDVNAIALQSDGKMVVGGNFTAFNDGMANRLIRLNADGTRDESFLTGTGFSKEGVQTIKINSSGDVMVGGSFTGTYDNIDVNRLVFLNGNGALKSSFDIGSGPASASVLTLESDQDGSWFVGGSFAVFDGQNQGRLAKIDSDGEHDTGYLSSGIGFDNSVLSILPLPNQKAIIGGNFNRFNGKSVSKIACLLEDGSIDESFNNGNSGANGLVKTVILQADGKAIIGGNFTKYNDKLSNRTVRVLSTGEIDNSFNSGDGFNGQVYKLAVQSDQKIIAAGAFTKYNGSNLNANRVVRLLPDGTKDMDFNIGSGADGTVEVVVIQSDGKILLGGHFKNFNGQPFSGMVRLNADGSIDPSFNIRNGFDKNVYAIALQSDQKIIVGGSFLAFDGISQKKILRLNSDGSLDTTFESGTGFSKGDVRSILVQPDDRILIGGSFSGTYKNVASSRLIRLMPSGTIDNSFNAPLNNTLFDMKFTEDYKLLIGGNFNSVAGISKHRIARLKLCVNTTVWNGVSWSKGPPSAGKDVYFKENFPQLTTTAVCGCNIDQGKTVTLLEKNTLAVEFAYTGSGTLVLQDGASLYQSDDDMINTGVIQVIRKTTPVIRYDITYWSSPVDNQTMHDFSPNTLSDKYYWHDPISRWNINYNGTMTMVPGQGYCIRAPQNYSITERTIFEGVFKGIPNNGKIEAKLKAANAYHLIGNPYPSAISADLFIKANSSKIKGALYFWTHGTPPVNGKYSENDCVAYNLLGGVGTTSSLNSNNYNTAPDGTIASGQGFFVQSSSEGFIEFNGKMRIKGRNSAFFRPANATSVTEKETEKLRFWLNLHNNGNALKQILLGYAKEASNSLDYYDALSFSSSQEIDFYSILENNKLAIQGKAMPWLEDDSIQLGYKSNAKTTLNVEIDHQDALFNEINIFLVDKALDKVHNLSESPYQFDSEAGTFDNRFSIVYNSKTLDNKSFDANSKGVIVSVKNHVIAVESFNQNIKEIKIFDVSGKQLYKEDKLGTKNASVQNLFSSHQVLMVKVILENGQSVSKKVIF; this is encoded by the coding sequence TTGTTTTTACCGAACACAAAAATTCTATCGCAACAAGGAAAAGTCGATTCTTCTTTTAATGTTTTTGATGATGGACAAATTGGAGATGGTTTTGATGGAGCGGTGCGCACGCTACTTTTGCAAAGAGATGGCAATTTGATTGTTGGAGGCGATTATCTCAGTTTAAATGGCTCTCCTGTTTCTTATCTTACCCGCTTAAACCCCAACGGATCTATAGACGAAAGCTTTAAGACCGGAACCGGTTTTAATGGCAAAATTTATGCGTCATATTTGCAGCCGGACGGTAAAATTATTTTAGGAGGAAGTTTTACAATGTATAACGGAATTATCGTTGGAAGGCTCATCCGTTTGAATTCTGATGGGACTTATGATGCTACTTTTAATACGGCCGTTGGAGCCGCAACCGGAATCGTTTACGATATTGCAATGCAGGCCGATGGCAAAATTATAGTCGTTGGAAGTTTTGCAAAATATGCAAATGCTACGGTAAATAGAATAGCGCGCTTACTTCCAAACGGCACGCTTGATGCTTCATTTTTAACAGGCTCAGGTTCGATATTAAATATTACCCACGTCAAGATAACTGAGAATGAGAAAATAATTCTAACAGGAAATTTTATAACGTTTAACGGAGCTCAGGCAAATAGAATTGTGCGTTTAAATAATAATGGAAGTTTAGATTCTACTTTTAAATGCGAAAAAGGCTTTAATGATGATGTGAATGCCATAGCGCTGCAATCTGACGGGAAAATGGTTGTAGGAGGAAACTTTACCGCTTTTAATGATGGTATGGCCAATCGTCTTATTCGTTTGAATGCTGACGGAACAAGAGACGAAAGCTTTTTGACGGGAACAGGCTTCAGCAAGGAAGGAGTTCAAACAATCAAAATAAATTCGAGCGGAGATGTAATGGTGGGCGGATCTTTTACGGGTACCTATGACAACATTGATGTTAACAGACTGGTTTTTCTGAATGGGAACGGAGCTTTAAAATCAAGTTTTGATATTGGCTCAGGACCTGCTTCGGCTTCTGTACTAACGTTGGAGTCTGACCAAGATGGTTCTTGGTTTGTTGGCGGTTCTTTTGCGGTATTTGACGGACAAAATCAAGGCAGGTTAGCCAAAATTGATAGCGACGGAGAACACGATACTGGGTATTTGTCCTCAGGGATAGGTTTTGATAATTCTGTTTTGAGTATTTTGCCCCTTCCCAATCAGAAAGCTATTATTGGCGGGAATTTTAATCGATTTAATGGCAAATCGGTTTCCAAAATTGCCTGCCTTTTAGAAGACGGTTCTATCGATGAATCTTTCAATAATGGAAATTCTGGGGCAAATGGCTTAGTGAAGACTGTCATATTGCAAGCAGATGGAAAAGCAATTATTGGAGGAAATTTTACAAAATACAATGACAAACTCAGTAATAGGACCGTTCGAGTTTTATCAACAGGAGAAATTGACAATTCATTTAATAGTGGAGACGGATTTAATGGACAAGTTTATAAATTGGCAGTTCAGTCTGATCAAAAAATAATTGCAGCGGGTGCGTTTACAAAGTACAATGGATCAAATTTAAATGCAAATAGGGTCGTGAGACTTCTTCCTGATGGTACAAAAGATATGGATTTTAATATCGGTTCTGGTGCTGATGGAACTGTTGAAGTAGTGGTAATACAGTCTGACGGGAAAATTCTCCTCGGCGGCCACTTTAAAAACTTTAATGGACAGCCATTTTCGGGTATGGTTCGTTTAAATGCTGACGGAAGCATTGACCCAAGTTTTAATATTCGAAATGGATTTGATAAAAATGTCTATGCAATCGCACTTCAATCCGATCAAAAAATTATTGTTGGAGGTTCATTTTTGGCCTTTGATGGTATTTCCCAAAAGAAAATACTTCGCCTAAATAGCGATGGAAGTCTTGACACTACATTTGAATCTGGAACTGGTTTTAGTAAAGGCGATGTGCGTTCTATTTTAGTCCAGCCAGACGATCGAATTTTGATTGGCGGTTCTTTTTCGGGCACATATAAAAATGTCGCATCTTCTAGACTTATTCGATTAATGCCTTCGGGAACTATTGATAATTCCTTTAATGCACCACTGAACAATACCCTTTTTGATATGAAATTTACTGAAGATTATAAATTGCTTATTGGTGGTAATTTTAACTCGGTGGCAGGCATTTCCAAACATAGAATCGCTCGTTTGAAGCTTTGTGTAAATACTACAGTTTGGAATGGTGTTTCTTGGTCAAAAGGCCCACCTTCAGCTGGAAAGGATGTCTATTTTAAAGAAAATTTTCCGCAATTAACTACAACTGCTGTTTGCGGCTGCAATATTGATCAAGGTAAGACTGTAACCTTGTTAGAGAAAAACACGCTCGCTGTAGAGTTTGCGTATACTGGTTCGGGAACTTTGGTTTTGCAAGATGGAGCAAGTCTCTATCAGTCAGATGATGATATGATCAATACAGGAGTTATTCAGGTAATAAGAAAAACAACGCCTGTAATTCGCTATGATATTACGTATTGGTCTTCACCGGTTGACAATCAGACCATGCATGATTTTTCGCCAAACACGCTCAGTGATAAGTACTATTGGCATGACCCAATTTCTCGATGGAATATTAACTATAATGGCACTATGACTATGGTTCCTGGTCAGGGCTACTGTATTAGAGCTCCGCAAAACTACTCCATTACTGAACGAACAATATTTGAAGGAGTTTTTAAAGGAATTCCAAACAATGGAAAAATTGAGGCTAAACTTAAAGCGGCAAATGCTTATCATTTAATAGGAAATCCATACCCATCAGCGATAAGTGCTGATCTTTTTATAAAAGCCAATTCTTCCAAAATAAAAGGAGCGCTTTATTTTTGGACCCATGGCACACCGCCTGTAAATGGCAAATATTCAGAAAATGATTGCGTGGCATATAATCTTTTAGGCGGAGTTGGGACGACTTCTTCTCTAAATTCAAATAATTACAATACTGCGCCTGATGGGACAATAGCTTCTGGACAAGGATTTTTTGTACAAAGCAGTTCGGAAGGTTTTATAGAATTTAATGGGAAAATGAGAATTAAAGGTCGAAATAGTGCTTTTTTTAGACCTGCTAACGCTACTTCTGTGACTGAAAAAGAAACTGAAAAGCTTCGATTCTGGTTGAATCTTCATAATAATGGAAATGCGTTAAAACAAATATTATTGGGATATGCTAAAGAAGCCTCCAATTCTTTAGACTATTACGATGCATTGTCTTTCAGTTCAAGTCAGGAAATAGATTTTTATAGCATTTTAGAAAATAATAAACTGGCAATTCAAGGAAAAGCTATGCCGTGGCTGGAAGACGATTCGATTCAATTAGGATATAAGTCAAATGCAAAAACGACATTGAATGTAGAAATCGATCATCAGGATGCTTTGTTTAATGAAATTAATATTTTTTTGGTGGATAAAGCGCTGGATAAAGTTCATAATCTTTCTGAAAGCCCTTATCAGTTTGATTCTGAAGCAGGAACTTTTGACAATCGTTTCTCAATTGTGTACAATAGCAAAACCTTAGACAATAAGTCTTTTGATGCAAATTCTAAAGGAGTTATAGTATCCGTTAAAAATCATGTTATAGCTGTTGAATCTTTTAATCAGAATATAAAAGAGATTAAAATATTTGATGTTTCCGGAAAGCAATTATACAAAGAAGATAAACTGGGAACTAAAAATGCTTCTGTTCAGAATTTGTTCTCCTCACATCAGGTTTTGATGGTAAAAGTCATTTTAGAGAATGGCCAATCAGTCTCAAAAAAGGTAATTTTTTAG